A DNA window from Dama dama isolate Ldn47 chromosome 19, ASM3311817v1, whole genome shotgun sequence contains the following coding sequences:
- the LOC133073650 gene encoding keratin-associated protein 10-8-like — MAASTLSVCSNDLSYNCPESYCEPPCCAPSCCAPAPRLTLLCAPVSCESSPCCQPSCCTSSPCQQDCCEPVCCRPVCCEPVCCRPVCCEPICCRPVCSRPVCCEPVCCRPVCCTPVCCTPVCSRPVCCTPVCCRPVCCESSPCSASLCCQPNPCSSVSCRPSSSVSLLCRPVCRPACCVPASSCQPSCCRPASCVALLCRPACSRPACCIPTLAPEPCC, encoded by the coding sequence ATGGCCGCCTCCACCCTGTCTGTCTGCTCCAACGACCTGAGCTACAACTGTCCAGAGAGCTACTGCGAGCCCCCCTGCTGTGCCCCCAGCTGCTGCGCCCCGGCCCCCCGCCTGACCCTCCTCTGTGCCCCAGTGAGCTGCGAGTCCAGCCCCTGCTGCCAGCCCTCCTGCTGCACCTCCTCCCCCTGCCAGCAAGACTGCTGTGAGCCCGTCTGCTGCAGGCCCGTCTGCTGTGAGCCCGTCTGCTGCAGGCCGGTCTGCTGTGAGCCCATCTGCTGCAGGCCCGTCTGCAGCAGGCCCGTCTGCTGCGAGCCCGTCTGCTGCAGGCCTGTCTGTTGCACGCCTGTCTGTTGCACGCCTGTCTGCAGCAGGCCCGTCTGTTGCACGCCTGTCTGCTGCAGGCCCGTGTGCTGTGAGTCCTCCCCCTGCTCAGCCTCCTTGTGCTGCCAGCCCAATCCCTGCTCCTCGGTCAGTTGCAGACCCTCCTCCTCTGTGTCCCTTCTCTGCCGTCCTGTGTGCCGCCCCGCCTGCTGCGTGCCCGCCTCCTCctgccagcccagctgctgccgCCCGGCCTCCTGCGTGGCCCTGCTCTGCCGGCCCGCATGCTCCCGCCCTGCTTGCTGCATCCCAACCTTGGCCCCGGAGCCCTGTTGCTGA
- the LOC133073653 gene encoding keratin-associated protein 10-8-like, with translation MAASTLSVCSSDLSYSCPESYCEPPCCAPSCCAPAPRLTLLCAPVSCESSPCCQPSCCTSSPCQQDCCEPVCCKPVCCRPVCCKPVCCRPICCRPVCCRPFCCKPVCCRPVCCRPVCCTPVCCRPVCCESSPCSASLCCQPNPCSSVSCRPSSSVSLLCRPVCRPACCVPASSCQPSCCRPASCVSLLCRPACSRPACCIPTLAPEPCC, from the coding sequence ATGGCCGCCTCCACCCTGTCTGTCTGCTCCAGCGACCTGAGCTACAGCTGTCCAGAGAGCTACTGCGAGCCCCCCTGCTGTGCCCCCAGCTGCTGCGCCCCGGCCCCCCGCCTGACCCTCCTCTGTGCCCCAGTGAGCTGCGAGTCCAGCCCCTGCTGCCAGCCCTCCTGCTGCACCTCCTCCCCCTGCCAGCAAGACTGCTGTGAGCCCGTCTGCTGCAAGCCCGTCTGCTGCAGGCCCGTCTGCTGTAAGCCCGTCTGCTGCAGGCCCATCTGCTGCAGGCCGGTCTGCTGTAGGCCCTTCTGCTGTAAGCCCGTCTGCTGCAGGCCCGTCTGCTGCAGGCCCGTCTGTTGCACGCCTGTCTGCTGCAGGCCCGTGTGCTGTGAGTCCTCCCCCTGCTCAGCCTCCTTGTGCTGCCAGCCCAACCCCTGCTCCTCGGTCAGTTGCAGACCCTCCTCCTCTGTGTCCCTGCTCTGCCGTCCTGTGTGCCGCCCTGCCTGCTGCGTGCCCGCCTCCTCctgccagcccagctgctgccgCCCGGCCTCCTGCGTGTCCCTGCTCTGCCGGCCCGCATGCTCCCGCCCTGCTTGCTGCATCCCAACCTTGGCCCCGGAGCCCTGTTGCTGA